The following proteins come from a genomic window of Leguminivora glycinivorella isolate SPB_JAAS2020 chromosome 6, LegGlyc_1.1, whole genome shotgun sequence:
- the LOC125227356 gene encoding ragulator complex protein LAMTOR5 produces MEKELDRVIEEIMSTPNVNGCLVADHQGLCLASKGAAHVDSAGVVVAISEQACKIQPNLKPPTVCLETDTKQCLIQRHGTITGAIYKQKA; encoded by the exons ATGGAGAAGGAATTAGACCGAGTAATCGAAGAGATAATGTCCACGCCGAACGTGAATGGTTGCCTAGTAGCGGACCACCAAGGGCTCTGTTTGGCGTCGAAGGGTGCAGCGCACGTTGATTCAGCGGGCGTAGTCGTAGCGATATCGGAGCAGGCCTGCAAGATACAGCCGAACCTGAAGCCACCCACCGTCTGCCTGGAGACTGACACTAAACAGTGCCTCATACAGCGACATGGGACTATCACGGGAGCCATTTACAAGCAGAAAGCTTA G
- the LOC125227354 gene encoding succinate--hydroxymethylglutarate CoA-transferase isoform X2 → MTLGDLGANVIKVESRDGDESRKWGPPFTKGDSNKDSFYYLAVNRNKKSICLDLKSQEGKNVIYDLAEKCDVMVENFLPGKLDKMQVGYERLSQINPRLIYCAITGFGPTGPYANKPGYDVVAAAMGGLVNATGERHGRPAKPGVAITDLTTGLHAFGAIMAALYHRQNTGQGQKIDCNLLSTQISSMINLASVYLNCGIEVQRWGTAHANLVPYQAFETKDGELVIGIGSNAQFANFCKIIKREELINDERFKDNSDRVKNRDEIIRILSEVIRTKTSKEWTELFKNASFPNGPVNKMKDVFEDEHVKAIQLVKELPHPVVGSVKLVGPPTVYSAGGNHARTAPPTLGEHTREILSEFLGYDDGKIDGLYDAKVVR, encoded by the exons ATGACCCTGGGGGATCTGGGGGCGAATGTGATTAAGGTGGAGAGTAGGGATGGGGATGAGAGCAGGAAGTGGGGCCCCCCCTTCACGAAGGGTGACAGTAACAAGGACTCGTTCTATTATTTAGCAGTGAACAGGAATAAGAAGAGTATTTGCTTGGATTTGAAGTCTCAGGAAG ggAAAAATGTGATATATGATTTAGCCGAGAAGTGTGATGTGATGGTGGAAAACTTCCTGCCGGGAAAGCTGGATAAGATGCAGGTGGGGTATGAGAGGCTCAGCCAGATCAACCCCAGGCTGATATACTGTGCCATCACTGGCTTCGGGCCCACGGGGCCTTACGCTAACAAACCAGG TTACGACGTAGTAGCCGCAGCCATGGGCGGCCTAGTCAACGCGACGGGCGAACGCCACGGCCGTCCCGCGAAGCCCGGAGTCGCCATCACAGACCTCACCACGGGCTTACACGCCTTCGGAGCCATCATGGCTGCCCTCTACCACCGACAGAACACCGGACAGGGTCAAAAGATAGACTGCAATCTACTGTCCACTCAAATATCGAGCATGATCAACTTAGCTAGCGTTTACTTAAACTGTGGCATAGAAGTGCAAAGATGGGGTACTGCTCATGCGAACCTAGTACCGTACCAAGCGTTTGAAACTAAAGACGGAGAGTTAGTCATTGGTATAGGATCTAATGCACAATTCGCAAACTTttgtaaaattattaaaaggGAAGAATTGATAAATGATGAGCGTTTCAAAGATAATTCAGATAGAGTGAAGAATAGAGATGAGATTATTAGGATTTTAAGTGAAGTTATAAGAACTAAGACTAGTAAGGAATGGACGGAATTGTTCAAAAACGCTTCGTTTCCGAACGGTCCTGTTAACAAGATGAAAGATGTCTTTGAGGATGAACATGTCAAAGCGATACAACTAGTCAAGGAGTTGCCTCACCCTGTGGTTGGGTCGGTAAAGCTGGTGGGGCCGCCAACGGTATACAGTGCTGGTGGGAACCATGCTAGGACAGCCCCGCCCACGCTCGGGGAGCATACTAGGGAAATATTATCGGAGTTCCTTGGGTATGATGATGGGAAGATTGATGGATTGTATGACGCTAAAGTTGTGCGATGA
- the LOC125227354 gene encoding succinate--hydroxymethylglutarate CoA-transferase isoform X1, which translates to MVENFLPGKLDKMQVGYERLSQINPRLIYCAITGFGPTGPYANKPGYDVVAAAMGGLVNATGERHGRPAKPGVAITDLTTGLHAFGAIMAALYHRQNTGQGQKIDCNLLSTQISSMINLASVYLNCGIEVQRWGTAHANLVPYQAFETKDGELVIGIGSNAQFANFCKIIKREELINDERFKDNSDRVKNRDEIIRILSEVIRTKTSKEWTELFKNASFPNGPVNKMKDVFEDEHVKAIQLVKELPHPVVGSVKLVGPPTVYSAGGNHARTAPPTLGEHTREILSEFLGYDDGKIDGLYDAKVVR; encoded by the exons ATGGTGGAAAACTTCCTGCCGGGAAAGCTGGATAAGATGCAGGTGGGGTATGAGAGGCTCAGCCAGATCAACCCCAGGCTGATATACTGTGCCATCACTGGCTTCGGGCCCACGGGGCCTTACGCTAACAAACCAGG TTACGACGTAGTAGCCGCAGCCATGGGCGGCCTAGTCAACGCGACGGGCGAACGCCACGGCCGTCCCGCGAAGCCCGGAGTCGCCATCACAGACCTCACCACGGGCTTACACGCCTTCGGAGCCATCATGGCTGCCCTCTACCACCGACAGAACACCGGACAGGGTCAAAAGATAGACTGCAATCTACTGTCCACTCAAATATCGAGCATGATCAACTTAGCTAGCGTTTACTTAAACTGTGGCATAGAAGTGCAAAGATGGGGTACTGCTCATGCGAACCTAGTACCGTACCAAGCGTTTGAAACTAAAGACGGAGAGTTAGTCATTGGTATAGGATCTAATGCACAATTCGCAAACTTttgtaaaattattaaaaggGAAGAATTGATAAATGATGAGCGTTTCAAAGATAATTCAGATAGAGTGAAGAATAGAGATGAGATTATTAGGATTTTAAGTGAAGTTATAAGAACTAAGACTAGTAAGGAATGGACGGAATTGTTCAAAAACGCTTCGTTTCCGAACGGTCCTGTTAACAAGATGAAAGATGTCTTTGAGGATGAACATGTCAAAGCGATACAACTAGTCAAGGAGTTGCCTCACCCTGTGGTTGGGTCGGTAAAGCTGGTGGGGCCGCCAACGGTATACAGTGCTGGTGGGAACCATGCTAGGACAGCCCCGCCCACGCTCGGGGAGCATACTAGGGAAATATTATCGGAGTTCCTTGGGTATGATGATGGGAAGATTGATGGATTGTATGACGCTAAAGTTGTGCGATGA